One Halanaerobium hydrogeniformans genomic window, TGTCAAGAACTTTTTACAAAAAAATTGATTATTTTTTCTGCTCAAAAGAACTTGTTTTTTTGCTCTTTTTCTATGCGACGTTTATTATCTTATCAATACTCTTTGACTTTGTCAAGGAGTAATTTAAAAACTTTCTTTAATTATTCCACCACCAAAAACCAGATCATCAAGATAAAAAACTACAGACTGGCCTGGAGTTACAGCTCTTTGAGAGTCTTTAAACTCCACTTTTATTTTATCTTCTCCAATTTTTTCAATAATTGCTGGAACAGGATAACTATTATAACGAATTTGAGCAGCAACTTCTATTTTACCATCTAAAGAAGAAAAAGGAATAATATTAATATCCTCTGCAAATAAACCCTTGCTAAAAACTTCTTCATCTTCGCCAAGAATAACAGCATTATTATCTGGATCAAGTTTGACTACATAAGCGGGATAGCCAAGAGCTACACCCAATCCTCTTCTCTGGCCAATTGTATAATTAGAAATTCCATTATGTGTTCCAACCTTATTACCTTCACTATCTAAAATAGGGCCAGGTTTAGAAATCTCAGGATAATTATTATCCAAAAACCTAACATAATCATCATCAGGCACAAAACAGATTTCCTGACTTTCAGCCTTATTGTGTATTTCAAAACCTAATTCTTTTGCTTTTTGTCTTATTTCCTGTTTTGTAAAGTCGCCTAAAGGAAAAAGAGCCCTACTTAATTGTTCCTGGTTAAGAACATAAAGCATATAACTTTGATCTTTACTTTCATCTCGACCTTTTTTCAAGAGATAACGACCATTATTTTTTTCTATTTTAGAATAATGACCAGTAGCAATATAATCACAACCAATTTCTCTTGCTTTTCTTAGCAAAGCATCAAATTTAATTTTTTTATTACACATAACACATGGATTAGGAGTTCTTGCTTTACTGTATTCATATACAAAGTAGTCTATGACTTTCTCCTGAAATTCATCTTTCAGATTAAAAACAAAATGAGGTATCTCCAGTTTTTGGGCAACTCTTTTAGCATCTCTAATTGCTGAATAAGAACAACAGTGATCTTCTCTATCGGTTGCTTCTTCATAATCAGGAAAGATATGCATTGTGCCACCAATAACCTCATAACCTTTTTCTTTTAATAATGCAGCAGCAACTGAACTATCAACCCCACCACTCATTGCTATCATAACTTTCTTCATTTAATAATTACACCCTCATCTATATAAATTGTTATTTTAATGATCTTAAATGCTTAACTGTATCTTTCAAATTGTTTACAAGATAATCGATTTGAGATTTATTATTCTCCAGGCCAAAAGTAAATCTAACTGCACTTTTTGCTGTTTCTTTTTCGATAGAAATCGCTTTTAAGACATGTGAAACACCAATTGAACCGGAAGCACAGGCTGAGCCTGTTGATACTGCAATATTTTTAAGGCTTAAATTATATAAAATTGTTTCTCCATCCAGTCCTTTAAATGACAGATTTGCATTATTAGCTAATCTATTTTTTCTATCAGCACCATTTAAAGTAATATTATTAATTTCTGAAAAAACTCGTTCAAGAAAATAATCCCTTAAATCTTTTATTTTTTCCACTTTGCTTTCTAACTCATTTCTGACAAGCTCTGATGCTTTAGCCATGCCAACAATCCCAGGGACATTAACTGTTCCAGCCCGCCTTTTTCGCTCCTGACTACCACCTGATTGCTGAGGAATTACTTTTATTCCACTTTTTAGATAAAGAGCTCCAACACCTTTAGGTCCATTAAACTTATGGGCAGAAAGGGATAGTGCATCAACACCTATTTCTTGTACATCAAACTTCATTTGTGGTACTGCCTGTACAGCATCAGTATGAAAAAAAATATCATTTTTTGCTGCAATATTTGCTAATTTTTTGATGGCTTGAATAGTACCAATCTCATTATTTGCAGCCATAATTGAAATTAAAATTGTATCATCTCTGATAGAACTTTTTAAAGCTTCAGGATTGACAAAACCATCCTGATCTACATCTAAATAACTAAGCTTAAAAGACAGATGTTTTTCTAAAAATCTGCAGCTCTCTAAAACCGCAGGATGTTCAATGCTTGAAGTAATTATATGTTTTCCCTGTTCAGCATAGGCCATTGCAATTCCTTTAATGACTAAATTATTTGCTTCTGTCCCACCTGAAGTAAAAATTATTTCTTCAGTATTATTTGCTCCAATTAATAAAGCCAGTTCTTCTCTGGCCTTTTCAATAGCTTTCTCTGATTGCTGACCCATACAATGCGAACTGGCAGCATTAGCATATTTCTTATTAAAAAATTCATGCATTACAGCTATTACTTCTTTTCTTAATGGGGTTGTCGAAGCATGATCAAAATAATAAATATCTTTATTTTTTATCATCTGATTTTTGTCTTCTCTCATTTTTCTTTTCAGCAATAGCCCTTTCTAATAAATCAGCTAGAGTAGTGTTTTCAATTATCTCATTAATAGCATCAGCCATTTCTTCCCAAAGACCATGCATTACACACCTATCAACATAATTGCAAAAATTTTCTTCAACAACACAATCTACAGGTACAAGTGGCCCTTCAAGGGCAGTTAATATCTCAGCAACACTAATATCTTCCGGTTCATGGTTTAACATATAGCCACCGTGTGCTCCACGAACACTTTTGACTAGTTTTGCTTTACGCAAAGTAGCAAAAAGCTGTTCTAGATACTGTTCTGAAATGTCCTGCCTTTCAGAAATTTTTCTGATTGGAATCGCTTTGCCTTCTTCATGTTCAGCAAGATCAACAAGAGCTCTCAATCCATATCTTCCTTTTGTAGAAATTTTCATATTTTCACCTCGTATAAACTTGACTTTAGTTATCAACTTTAACTTATTTTAACATATGCCAAAAACACTGTCAATGTTGATTTTTTAAATCCAGTTAGTTATTTAAAAAAAGTGTTTACAATTGTAAGTTTATAGTCTCCAGCAGTCTTCTCTTTGAGCCTTTTTTTAATAGTATTTAATATATGAGCTTCTATTTCAGCAACAACTACAGCTCCTTGATTGCTGTATTTACTCTCTTTTATTTCTGCTTCTAATGCTTCAAGCTGGGCTAAAACAATCCCAATTTTTTTGAAACTTACTTCAACCTCAATTTTATGAAATTCATTTAATTCTTCAATCCCAGCCTCTTTAATAGCCAGTTGAGCTGTATTACCATAAGCCCTTATTAAACCACCAATACCTAATTTTGTTCCTCCAAAATATCTAGTAACTATTATTACAGTATTTAATAAACCAGCACCCTTAATAGCTTCTAATACAGGTGGACCAGAAGAACCAGCTGGCTCTCCATCATCATCAAAATATTCTAAAGCTTCGTTCCTACCGGCCTCAACTCTGTATGCTGAAACATTGTGAGTAGCATCATTATATTTCTCTTTGATTTCATTTATTCTCTTTTCAGCATTTTTTCTAGAATTTACAGAAAAAATACTCCCAAAAAATTTGCTATCCTTAATATTTTGTCGAACTTCAATGTTTTGAGCAGGTCTTAATTTTTTTCTTGCCATAATTAACTTTCAGCTCCAGTTTGATCTTGTCTTAAATAATTTAAAAAATCCTTGACCTTTTTTTCTCTACCAAGATTTCCGGGTTTGTAAAAATCTTTCTGGCTTAATTCATCTGGTAAATAATTTTGCTCCACATAATTATTATTAAAATTATGCGGATATTTATAATCTACTCCATGCCCTA contains:
- the mnmA gene encoding tRNA 2-thiouridine(34) synthase MnmA, with the translated sequence MKKVMIAMSGGVDSSVAAALLKEKGYEVIGGTMHIFPDYEEATDREDHCCSYSAIRDAKRVAQKLEIPHFVFNLKDEFQEKVIDYFVYEYSKARTPNPCVMCNKKIKFDALLRKAREIGCDYIATGHYSKIEKNNGRYLLKKGRDESKDQSYMLYVLNQEQLSRALFPLGDFTKQEIRQKAKELGFEIHNKAESQEICFVPDDDYVRFLDNNYPEISKPGPILDSEGNKVGTHNGISNYTIGQRRGLGVALGYPAYVVKLDPDNNAVILGEDEEVFSKGLFAEDINIIPFSSLDGKIEVAAQIRYNSYPVPAIIEKIGEDKIKVEFKDSQRAVTPGQSVVFYLDDLVFGGGIIKESF
- a CDS encoding cysteine desulfurase family protein, translated to MIKNKDIYYFDHASTTPLRKEVIAVMHEFFNKKYANAASSHCMGQQSEKAIEKAREELALLIGANNTEEIIFTSGGTEANNLVIKGIAMAYAEQGKHIITSSIEHPAVLESCRFLEKHLSFKLSYLDVDQDGFVNPEALKSSIRDDTILISIMAANNEIGTIQAIKKLANIAAKNDIFFHTDAVQAVPQMKFDVQEIGVDALSLSAHKFNGPKGVGALYLKSGIKVIPQQSGGSQERKRRAGTVNVPGIVGMAKASELVRNELESKVEKIKDLRDYFLERVFSEINNITLNGADRKNRLANNANLSFKGLDGETILYNLSLKNIAVSTGSACASGSIGVSHVLKAISIEKETAKSAVRFTFGLENNKSQIDYLVNNLKDTVKHLRSLK
- a CDS encoding RrF2 family transcriptional regulator, whose amino-acid sequence is MKISTKGRYGLRALVDLAEHEEGKAIPIRKISERQDISEQYLEQLFATLRKAKLVKSVRGAHGGYMLNHEPEDISVAEILTALEGPLVPVDCVVEENFCNYVDRCVMHGLWEEMADAINEIIENTTLADLLERAIAEKKNERRQKSDDKK
- a CDS encoding YigZ family protein, with amino-acid sequence MARKKLRPAQNIEVRQNIKDSKFFGSIFSVNSRKNAEKRINEIKEKYNDATHNVSAYRVEAGRNEALEYFDDDGEPAGSSGPPVLEAIKGAGLLNTVIIVTRYFGGTKLGIGGLIRAYGNTAQLAIKEAGIEELNEFHKIEVEVSFKKIGIVLAQLEALEAEIKESKYSNQGAVVVAEIEAHILNTIKKRLKEKTAGDYKLTIVNTFFK